In Candidatus Saccharimonadales bacterium, a genomic segment contains:
- a CDS encoding cohesin domain-containing protein, whose amino-acid sequence MKTKIFTVLLVLVVELVAGLYPGHAHAGSGVVYISPSGASVQSGNAITVQLRISPGTAVNAVQATVGYDSSTLQYDSSSIGAFSTCTVDTGTSFACAMLGSSTSSDSLIASITFTALAGSGSTSLSVSGQNAAYNGSYTDPGASGATISFTSPPQQSGGGGGGSSGGSSSTSHSSSRSSTSSSSTSSTTTPSTPVPTPATPVIPPKLVTSDLTDVQFQAASIKFSANVPVEGYIIFGTSKNDLNLITTPTGFGKSGSVSFGQGLTPGTTYYYKMVVKDDSGNYVESSLKSLTTKGYTVVVTVLDSKYKPLVGQVVTLHSTPMSATTNSQGVATFTDVAPGLHHVDYSASGHTYSQPTYVLNNVATAKDGVQSAPTQTNAIVLSGYVQPKHSSWGTYLFITLLVVILLVAWRFIMLILSNNRRNFEHYASAFLPHHGKSHA is encoded by the coding sequence ATGAAAACAAAAATATTCACTGTTTTGTTGGTTCTGGTGGTGGAATTGGTGGCAGGGTTATACCCAGGCCACGCTCATGCTGGCAGTGGTGTTGTATACATCTCACCGTCTGGCGCGAGTGTGCAATCTGGCAATGCCATAACCGTCCAACTTCGCATCAGCCCAGGCACGGCTGTCAATGCCGTCCAAGCGACAGTCGGTTACGATTCTTCAACCCTGCAGTACGACTCTTCAAGTATCGGTGCTTTTTCGACTTGTACAGTAGATACTGGCACCTCTTTTGCGTGCGCAATGCTCGGAAGCAGCACAAGCAGCGATTCGCTAATTGCTAGCATCACCTTTACGGCTCTCGCAGGAAGTGGGAGTACGTCCCTCAGCGTTTCAGGACAGAACGCCGCTTATAACGGCAGCTACACAGATCCGGGAGCTAGTGGTGCTACCATCAGCTTCACTTCCCCGCCTCAGCAATCAGGAGGTGGCGGTGGTGGATCGTCAGGCGGCTCATCATCTACAAGTCATAGCTCTTCACGAAGTAGTACGAGTTCCTCATCGACATCGTCGACGACAACACCATCAACGCCTGTACCAACTCCCGCCACCCCAGTCATTCCACCAAAACTTGTTACATCTGACTTAACTGATGTCCAATTTCAAGCTGCTTCTATTAAATTCTCAGCCAATGTGCCGGTTGAAGGCTACATCATCTTCGGCACAAGCAAGAACGATCTAAACCTTATTACGACGCCGACCGGTTTTGGTAAGAGCGGTTCGGTTAGTTTCGGCCAGGGCCTTACGCCAGGAACGACATACTACTATAAGATGGTCGTTAAAGATGACAGCGGGAACTACGTAGAGAGCAGCCTGAAAAGCCTGACCACAAAGGGTTACACAGTAGTTGTGACCGTTCTCGATAGCAAATATAAACCACTCGTAGGCCAAGTGGTAACTCTCCACTCAACACCAATGTCGGCAACGACTAACTCTCAAGGAGTAGCAACCTTTACAGATGTCGCTCCTGGGCTACATCATGTAGATTATTCTGCTTCGGGTCACACGTACTCACAACCGACATACGTTCTAAATAACGTTGCAACCGCCAAAGACGGCGTCCAGTCGGCACCAACACAGACAAATGCCATAGTCCTCAGTGGCTACGTTCAACCGAAGCATAGTTCTTGGGGAACGTACTTATTTATTACTCTTCTTGTCGTTATCCTATTAGTGGCTTGGCGCTTCATCATGCTCATTCTATCCAACAACCGACGCAACTTCGAGCATTACGCCTCAGCCTTCTTGCCTCACCACGGCAAGTCTCACGCTTAA
- a CDS encoding dockerin type I domain-containing protein, giving the protein MYGERPSFSRYDEEHRKVRRLGIQHGLVFAAIVVAVASALLLFSQSHVTSTNDSFHPEALRVQEVRRAITDRMSRDICGVPLPGHAHCLAQESINNNGTPLISKPSQVSGYGPAQFHTAYNLPCAPGGSVQSICSTPGSFGPQTIAIVDAGGFEGGVSNLYTSVDDYSQNYGIPNCDATNGCLDVVNQTGGASLPAALPQNNYGWTIEMALDVETAHTICQTCKIVLVQSNDDQSTNLATANSEAATFSPVSISNSWSGGDDSSLDSHFEFSNIAEVAATGDTASEGASGAQAWPADNPDVVAVSGTTLAVNVDNTWASETVWGDSGGGCSSYSAPAWQTSYSGWSTNGCGSNRAFGDVSADADPNTGAAVNVDGSWYLVGGTSLATPIIAGIYALTGGVASNTVASSVPYTYFNGSNSHDITSGNDCQSGQTQHCTATTGFDVPSGLGSPNGLGGFTSLPTQPVVTTTTVDTTHVNLTWTASTASAGIKGYNVYRNGTEIAVDQTATNFSDSGLVVNTSYQYQVVAIDNANNLSLAGTATGFPAYPADINLDGHINLLDLSILASEYGEAGPSLGRADINKDGVVNLLDLSILAGAYGSE; this is encoded by the coding sequence CCCCTCATTTAGCCGCTATGACGAAGAACACAGAAAAGTTCGTCGGCTTGGTATCCAGCACGGACTTGTTTTTGCAGCTATCGTCGTTGCTGTCGCGAGCGCTCTCTTACTATTCAGCCAGTCGCATGTTACTTCAACCAATGACTCATTCCACCCTGAGGCTCTTCGTGTCCAAGAAGTACGTCGCGCAATTACGGACAGGATGAGCCGTGACATATGTGGTGTTCCCCTTCCAGGTCATGCCCACTGTCTAGCCCAAGAGTCAATCAATAATAACGGGACGCCTCTAATCAGTAAGCCATCGCAGGTCAGTGGCTACGGACCAGCTCAGTTTCATACTGCCTATAACTTACCGTGTGCTCCAGGGGGCAGTGTCCAATCGATCTGCTCAACACCAGGCAGCTTTGGACCGCAGACGATAGCGATTGTTGATGCGGGCGGATTTGAAGGTGGTGTGAGCAATCTTTATACCTCGGTCGACGACTATAGCCAAAACTATGGTATCCCAAACTGTGATGCGACAAATGGCTGTCTTGACGTCGTCAACCAGACAGGCGGGGCTAGTCTGCCTGCTGCTTTACCGCAGAATAACTACGGTTGGACGATTGAGATGGCTCTCGATGTAGAGACGGCACATACAATCTGTCAGACATGCAAGATTGTGCTTGTCCAATCTAACGACGACCAGAGCACCAATCTAGCTACGGCCAACTCTGAAGCTGCCACGTTCAGCCCGGTCTCCATATCTAACAGTTGGAGTGGGGGTGATGACTCCAGCCTTGATAGTCATTTTGAATTCAGTAACATTGCCGAGGTAGCAGCGACTGGAGACACAGCTTCGGAAGGAGCAAGCGGAGCGCAAGCCTGGCCTGCCGACAATCCCGATGTCGTAGCCGTCTCAGGTACAACGCTAGCGGTTAATGTAGATAATACTTGGGCTAGTGAGACAGTCTGGGGAGATTCCGGTGGGGGCTGTTCAAGTTATAGTGCCCCGGCATGGCAGACAAGCTACTCTGGCTGGAGCACCAATGGCTGTGGTTCGAACAGGGCATTTGGTGATGTCTCAGCCGATGCCGATCCAAACACAGGTGCTGCAGTGAACGTGGATGGTTCATGGTATCTTGTTGGTGGTACATCTCTAGCCACTCCCATAATTGCCGGTATCTACGCACTGACAGGGGGTGTCGCAAGTAACACGGTTGCCTCGAGCGTCCCGTATACGTATTTCAACGGTTCAAACTCCCACGATATCACCAGTGGTAACGACTGTCAGTCTGGCCAAACCCAGCACTGTACTGCCACGACTGGCTTTGATGTGCCGAGCGGGCTTGGCTCACCAAATGGTCTCGGTGGCTTCACCTCTCTACCCACTCAGCCGGTTGTGACCACGACGACCGTTGATACCACCCACGTCAACCTTACATGGACCGCTAGTACGGCCAGTGCTGGTATCAAGGGATATAACGTTTATCGAAATGGCACAGAGATTGCCGTAGACCAGACCGCAACCAACTTTAGTGACAGCGGACTTGTAGTGAACACTTCGTATCAGTATCAGGTAGTAGCGATTGATAACGCCAACAACCTTTCGTTGGCCGGCACGGCGACAGGTTTTCCAGCCTACCCCGCCGACATCAACTTAGATGGGCACATTAACCTTCTTGATTTGAGTATCTTGGCGAGCGAATATGGAGAGGCGGGTCCAAGCCTTGGGAGAGCAGACATTAATAAGGATGGGGTAGTCAACCTTCTTGATTTGAGTATCCTAGCAGGTGCATATGGCAGTGAGTAA